In a single window of the Nocardiopsis composta genome:
- a CDS encoding TetR/AcrR family transcriptional regulator produces MPKISAPTIAAHRAQTRERILAAVAELARTQGIDEISMTDVAAGAGITRTALYNYFPDKAALLLAFAEQGTAGFVERYRAALLGGASPAERLSSFVRFQLEALAEHPHPAAAELGASLGPDAYQKLADHVEPMQRLLVEVLQNGVEEGAFDPVPAEPTARLVLAMISAQRVPIQQGQTALDEAHRLVTSFTLRALGAAEEAGGGERAARGRA; encoded by the coding sequence ATGCCCAAGATCTCCGCTCCGACCATCGCCGCGCACCGGGCCCAGACGCGCGAGCGCATCCTGGCGGCCGTCGCCGAGCTCGCCCGCACCCAGGGCATCGACGAGATCTCGATGACCGACGTCGCGGCCGGGGCGGGCATCACGCGCACCGCGCTGTACAACTACTTCCCGGACAAGGCCGCCCTGCTGCTGGCCTTCGCCGAGCAGGGCACCGCCGGCTTCGTCGAGCGCTACCGCGCCGCGCTGCTCGGCGGCGCCTCACCCGCGGAGCGGCTCTCCTCCTTCGTCCGGTTCCAGCTGGAGGCGCTGGCCGAGCACCCGCACCCGGCCGCCGCGGAACTGGGCGCCAGCCTCGGCCCGGACGCCTACCAGAAGCTCGCCGACCACGTAGAGCCGATGCAGCGCCTGCTGGTCGAGGTCCTGCAGAACGGCGTCGAGGAGGGCGCCTTCGACCCGGTCCCGGCCGAGCCCACCGCCCGCCTGGTGCTGGCGATGATCAGCGCCCAGCGCGTCCCCATCCAGCAGGGCCAGACCGCGCTCGACGAGGCGCACCGGCTGGTCACCTCCTTCACCCTGCGCGCCCTGGGCGCCGCCGAGGAGGCCGGGGGAGGAGAGCGCGCGGCACGCGGCCGCGCCTGA